The DNA sequence gccacagagtcactacttctctgtgctacactgtcttccccatgacgcccccacaccatgtgtactaaacataatactcctcaatccccttctccctccctcccacctgccctcccacaaaCCTCCCCTTTcataaccgctagtcccttcttggagtctgtgagtctgctgctgttttgttccctcagttttgctttgttgttaatactccaaaaatgaggaaaatcatttggtacttgtatttctctgcctggcttattacactgagcataataccctctagctccatccatgttgtggcaaatggtagggtttgtttctttcatatggctgaatagtattccattgtgtatatgtaccgcatctttatccattcatccactggtggacacttaggttgcttccatatcttggttattgtatatagtgctgcaatacacataggggtgcatgtctttgaATTTGAGAatagaacttgttttctttgggtaaattcctgggagtggaactcctgggtcaaatggtatttctatttttagttttttgaggaattgctttccacaatggttgaactagtttacattcccaccagcagtgtaggagggctcccctttctctgcatcctcgccagcatttgttgttcttagttttatcaatgttgcccatcctaactggtgtgaggtgatatctcattgttgttttaatttgcatttccctgataattagcgatgtggagcatcttttcatgtgcctgtaggccatctgaatttcttctttggagaaatgtctgttcatatactctgcccattttttaatcaggttatttgctttttgggtgttgaggcatgtgaattccttatgtattttggatgttaatcccttgtcggatatgtcatttacaaatatattctcccatactgtaggatgcctttttgttctgctggtggtgtcctttgctgtacagaagctttttagtttgatgtagtcccatttgttcatttttgcttttgtttcccttgcctgaggagatgtgttcaggaaaaagttgcttgtttatattcaagagatttttgcctatgttttcttctaaaagttttatggttttatgacttacattcaggtctttgttccatttcgagtttacttttgtgtatggggttagacaataatccagcttcattctcttacatgttagctgtccagttttgtacCCTTGGCCTTTTTTGTAAAGTTTAAGTTGTACCTTTTAAGAGTACTTTCTCATATGTGCCTTATTATTAACGTCTGTTGTTTTTAAGTTGATGTCCCCTATCCCCCCCAAAAATCCCAAAACCTAACAAACATTTTGTCCAAATGTTTCTATAATTTTGAAATGGTTTATAACTTAAAACTCCTAAACTCAAGTGTTGCTCAGTGCTGACTGAAAAGTGCTGAGAAGCAAGTACATGGCTTCCACTTGGTAAGGAAAAAGTCCTAAGTAGATGTTCTATTCTGGTTCTAAAATAtcaatagctgtgtgaccttcagcaagtcaCCAAActctctggattccattttcttcaAGTATAGAATCAGATGAATATTCTTCCAGGTTGTTGGGAGTGctttgaaaacaaattatttggtATTAAGACTTTAACGATAACTATGCCATGATAATCTGGGGGCATtttgagagttaaaaaaaatttaataacataagaaaataaaatattgataattgtttatttaaaacatatatccagagtttcaaaataaaagtggCCAGCCTCTATAGGATTGAGTAGTAAATATGTGCCTCACATTATATTAGGGAAGAAAATTTCATAATCTCTATAAGAATTTCTGGGTGGTATTTGATGTGGTAACGCAGTTGAGGGATAAATTGTTGCTGTAAAGAAGTGGCATTGCTTGTGGAGAAATGAATTGGGTTTCCATTGGCAGGAGAATAAGTGTCGAAAGCCAGGGAGTAAGTCACTTAGTTCTCAATTCTTAAAAAAAGGTGGTTGGAAATAGCCCCAGGAGCTCAGTGCAAGCCAGCCATCTGCACAGCGGTCCAAGTGGGCTTTGGGGGGTCTGAGCCTGATAGGGACCTACTCTTGGATTCACAGGAGACCCTCCTGAGCCCCAGTTTTCCTTGGAAACTCTTAGGGGCTTGTGGCTGGGGCTGGCTGCTGTGTTAGTGTTTGGTGTCTAGCTCCAACTGTTTCCTGTGAAATTCCAAGGGCTTGAAACAGGCCCTTGTGTGGCATGTGTATGTCCTGAGGACTTAAAGATGGCCCCTCTCCCTGGGTGTTGGAAAGTGTGTTGTTCTTATACACCTGCTTTTTACTCAAGACTGCACTTTATATTTGGGGACGTAGAAAGCAAAGGAACATCATGTCTTCTCCATACAGGGGTCTGATGACAGTTTCTTGGGGTTATTACTTTGCTTCATATAGTTCTACCCAGAATATGATCCTGTCTAGACCTTGGAAAGAAagtagtgttttgttttatttatttttttggcagTATCCCTTGAGTATTTATTGTGCCTAATAATCCGATTACCTCTGAAGCTTTTTTTGGGAGGGGGGGAAAGACAATTGCAATAATCTTTTCATATTAGAAATCTGAACCCCCCATTCCTGCACCCTGTTGTGTGTTCGTTTCTGCCCCCAGGGTGTTCTGTCCAATATCTCTTCCATCACCGACCTCGGCGGCTTTGACCCGGTGTGGCTCTTCCTCGTGGTGGGCGGAGTGATGTTCATTCTGGGGTTTGCAGGCTGCATCGGAGCACTGCGGGAAAACACTTTCCTCCTCAAGTTTGTAAGTACCACACTCTGCTTCTTTGTTTCTCAGTTGAAAGATGAGCTCTCATCTTATGCCAGGAGGATACCCTGCCTATAGGCCAGAGTGAGCTGTACCAAAGGTGCTGGCTGAAACATGGCATGGCTAATGCTTTTCCTCTAGAACTCTCCAGATCACCCCCACTGCATACCTCCTTGATAATATAACCCCCCAGGCCACCCATGGGGGGTTTGTACATGTGTATAGTGATTTTGCATTCCAATCCTTAAAATAACTCTGGGACTAAGGACTAAGGTAGGTGTATGTCTGTAGTTTCCTTCAAGtgattccctcctcctcctcccttcattTAATCACATAGAAGGGAGCCATTCAGATAGTTGGTTTAAAGACCATACATGAGCTCAGTGGCTGTGGCCTGTCCAGATTAAATCCATCAAACCCTAGAGACTTCAGAGGTTCAGCAAAAGGCAAAGCTCCCTTGTTCTCTGCCAGTACAAAATTCTCCTTTGGTATGACCAGCATAATTTTTACATTGCTTACAGGGTGTTTAATGTGATCACCATTAGCATGTGTATTTTGGGACGAGGAGTTTTACCAAGGGATGGATGACTAGTAAAAGTAGAGGGTGAAAAgtgaaagcctttcctttgaGATTCTCTCCAAAGGAGAACCAAATGGCATATGCTCACAAGTATGCATCTGAAATAGGGTCTGATGAGTGTTGTCAAGGTCGGCCGAATGTGCCTGTCAGTCTGGAGCTTGGCATTCTGGCTGGCTTCTGTATCCCAGCCGTCTGTGCAACAGCATCCACTCCTTTTTCCAGGAgcagaaaaaggataaaaacaagtaaaattttaaaaacataaaatctcaCCTTCTTATGGTGAGGCAAGACGGTGGGCTTTCTAGACAACAGTGTTAGTGTAATATCCTAGAATGTTCCTAGAATCATTGTTAACATCATCTCaggatattttcatttaaagcatGAACACATACTGGAACTTGTCCCAGTAGCCATGCAGCACATGATTCTCGTCCTCGGCACATCTGCCACACCAGCTTCTGGCATCTTCTCCTGAATATCTCAAGGAAAAGCAGGGACTCCTTACCCCACCCAGGATAACCCCTTTCGAATTTGGGCAGCTCTGGCTCAGAAGAAGCTTTGGAGGCTGTTTAACCTGAAAATTCATATGACTCATGCTAACAGGGAAAGCCAAGGGGTACGTGGTCCTGTGTACAATTTACAAcacacagatttatgtgtatacAGGAAGCTAGTTTCCCAAGACTCCATTTGCCTTATCTCCCACTTCCCTTTTTTaacaccccccgcccccccacaCACACGCACGTGCGATTTCATTCCTGACCTAGTCAGAGACCTGTGGAGTCTCCAGCAGAACTTTGTCCCTGATCATAACCTGCCAACCTGCTCAGCTGGGCATGAGGCCCTTTAAATGCTTGAGCTCCCCTCATTCAGCTTTTCTGTAGCTTCCTTGCACCTCAGATCATACCAGGTGCCACTCTCTTATCAGTTTTAACCTCCATACCCCAAAACGTGGGATCCCCTTTAATATGATTCCCTTGGGTAGTTTATAAGAGtggtctctttaaaaaaaaaatggtttactATTTTTGTAGTTGAAATGCTGTAAATCAGCACCTTAATTTCTAAAGTCCCACTTGGAAATGAAGATAATTGTGTTGTTCCTTggcttttttaaatcttggagAATACTTTAAATGGCCTCTCTCTCTATTTAGTACAAACAATAAAAGCTGGCCCAGAATATTCTCTGAGCAGGAGTTatgaaagaaataggaaataaatgcCATCATGATTCCAAATCCAAATAGCCTCAGAGATCTGATGCCATAAGGTTTGGAGAATTAATGAGGGGAAAATCTGAGAGCCAAAATACTGTGAAATAGAAACAGAGCTTCCCAGCTGACTGAGGGCCTAGGAGGAAGCCCAGGAGTCAGTCTCTGTGCCTTTGGAAATGGGGAAATTAGTTCACAGAGCCCAGGGCCTGCAGGTTTCTGCCAAATATTTGATAAGAATTTAATTTGGACTCAGTTTTtgatatgtatattatataacatCACGAGAAAATTTTCCAGGGTAACTGGAAAATGAACTTGTCTAACCTTCATGGAGGTAAGCATGAATGTCATTAAGGTCTTTGCGTGGCTGTGTCCTGGTGCTCTGTGTGTGCGTGAGAGCCTGCTGTGACTTCCTCATGTCTATAGTGGGAGAGCTGCCATATGTACATGCACACAGTGGTACCTACTAAAGGCAGGGGAGTTGTTTTATACAATAGGACAAGCATTGAGTAAAAAGTGatagtacctttttttttttccttttttctagatTGCAAAAACCTTACCTTGACATTATTGGTACTTCTGATGATAATTAAAAACTGTTTAGATTCTATTCCAGCGAACTGAACTCCTCAGTGACAGATAACCAGGAGCTCTGTGGAACCGAAGGGGCTGATCTTGAGGGTGTTGAACTGGGGCCTAAACATTAAGGTCCTAGACTTTGCCCActtatttcttccttccaccCTTGCCCTCTTGCCCACCCTTCCTAAACCACACTGGCACCCTGAATAAATGCTGTTAGCTACACTGCATCTGTTGTGAAATGGCACCCCTTCTCTCCCATGCTCCCCCAGCTCCAGATAAGACTGCAAGGGCTTTGGAGGCAGGAGTACAGTCTTACCATCCTTGCCTCTGCAAAGCCTATCTAGCCCCGGGCCTGATCTCTTGTGACTCATTCAgatgtttgctgagtgaataaatattttttgtcttttttttgttttaatcagtgACTCGATAGTTTCCTTCGCACCCCTGCCCTAGTACATTTTTCTCTTGGTTGGCTGCTTGATGTCTGCTTGCTGAACACGGAAATAGCAGACAGCCTGCCCCCTCTGCTTCCTCAACCATGCACTGTCCACAGCCTGCAGGAGCTCTGCTGAGCAGGTGTGGGGCCCTGTGTCACCTTTTCTGTCTTGCTTACCAGAAGTTTGCCTGCAGTTTACCCTCTGGCCCTTCACAGCCCCATTTCTCATAATctgtgtcagaaaaaaaaaaatggaaaagggtaagatgtgggggaggtggggagtggaAAGCATCGTGGGCGTGAACAGTATTTTGATATGACTAAGGTGAGGCTCTCCTGAGGCTTCTAGAATAAAGGGGAATTTCTCCAGGTTCACCAGCAGTTACCACATTGCCCATGGTCTCCAGCCTTTGTTAAACTCTTGTCCACATTAGCTAGACGTCTTCCTTTGGCTCTGCGTTGATATCATTACCTTCTGAGACTGGCGCTCACAAAGGAGGGCAGCACGTCCAGTCCCTAAGAAAGCCGCAGCCCAGGGGTTTCATTTGGTTTCCGTGAGGGGAGATTATGTTCATGTCACAACTACCTCTGCCCCACTTCCTCTTTGACTTCTTCATCTGAAATGAACATATCTGCTATTTTACCCCTTATAGCAGGTGCAAAAGGGGATGAAAACAGTGTCTGAATCCAAAGATGGAATAATATTGCATACAGGATCAAGGCCACACAGTAACAAATGGCAGGCCATCTTAAAATGTTGGGATAATTTATCTTTCAACATTACAAAAGCTTACTAGAGGTAGGGGCAGGTCATTGTTTGAGAGTCTGGAAGTACATTAGTCAGGAGAAATTCATTAGGCCTTAATATGGGTTTAATGAGAAGTTCTTATTATCCATGTTTGCTTATGGGCTTTGTTGTTTAATTATCAAATGCAATACCAGAGCCCCTAAAATGtgatcataaaataatttttaaaaatcctttcttgAGTGTAATATCCTATTAATGAATCTTAAGAAAATGGAGACAATCTGCTGTGGACATGTGTAACAGCCCAGTGTCACTGCAAACCCTTTTCTTAGAAGGAACCATTTAAGTATATCTGGTCAGAGATGGTCCTTGTAACTGTTCTCTTTGTATGTGTCTCTTGTCTTAGTTTTCTGTGTTCCTGGGAATCATTTTCTTCCTGGAGCTGACTGCTGGGGTTCTGGCATTTGTTTTCAAAGACTGGATCAAAGACCAGCTGTATTTCTTTATAAACAACAACATCAGAGCATACAGGGATGACATTGATTTGCAAAACCTCATAGACTTCACCCAGGAATATGTAAGTTGAAAGTTGGTTTATTTTCATGTTGAAAGCCTTCTCAGAAGGAtgacacccacccacccccgcccAAAGGCCCCTGGTTCTGCCGTCTGCCCGCTGGAACCGGCCCCGGACCTTTCCGCATGGGTGTTTGTTTGCTCCTcgtgtatttattattttctcactTACATGATTTGTACCCTACATGGAAATGTCTTCTTTTCCCTTATCTGATTTTCTACTAAGCTAGAGGAATAAACAAGACAACTCTTGAGCAAAAAGGTTTTAATCACAGTTGCCCTTTCCTATTAGCATCTGAAGATTATTTTGCTGTAGGCTTAGTGTTTTATTTGGTATTAAATGTGGATTCTTTCTTGTTCCTggcctgcttgttggtcaccctCTACACTTTGCTTATCAATAGACTGTGTGTGCACGAAGATCCTAAAATATGCCTCTCCAAATATGAGTATAGTACGTGCAGTGACAACTGAAAGTTGAGAAGCTTCTAAGTGCTGGTGGCTTCTAACCAGTGAGCCCCCACACAGTAGGGCCGCCTCTCACTCAGGCTCCTAAACATTATTACTGTGCCATGGTCCCTGTGGGGCAAGCGCAGCACCAGAGGCTGCTCCCCTCAACGTGCAAAGTGATGTAAGTGGGGTTGGAAGACACAGATCTAGTACCAAAATCTGGtttgctgagtgaccttgggctaATGGAACCTTCACCTATTTCCCcaacaataaaatggaaatactagCCACTGTTTAACTCATGGGATTATTATGACACTCTAGTAAGATGTGCATGGTTTTATATAAGGCTTAAGGTTTTACTGTTCTGCAAACTGAGAAGTCTTTACTTACGTGCTCTCAGAAACTGGTGAAGCTGAGCAGAACTGGACTGCAATGCCTGCGCCAGTATGTATATGGCAAGACTGGAGGCAAGCAGGACTAATGGACTGATGGCTATCTCTGGTCAGACAGTTTTCCAGCAAGAACTGGAGTTCCCTTTGACAGAGAGAGGAGGGGCTGCCTCAGCCCTGGCTGTCAGGAGTCCCGGGGCATTAGGCATGCAGAGCTAGCTGAGCCTCACCGGTTGGCTTTGTTAAGTGGCAGCGATGAGTGCCCTGGAGTAAGCCACACCTCAGGGGTCACATTAAGCCCTGTTCCAGCTCCTCAGCAGACCTCACTGCTTTGGCAGGTCATAATGGATGTGAGCGCACACCTCGCCCAGTTGTTGCTGACTGGTTTGCACGACAGACCTGATGGAGCTCTGTAGGCAGGCCTGCAGATGCACAGCCCAAGCCCTCAGGGGACGGGATGAGTTGTATACATGTTCTTGAAGTGTTCTCTGCTTTACGTGGAAATAGTGTTGTTTCATGTGATTATCTTTTTGTCATGGAGTTTAATGTGTTGAAGTAGCTACTGGTCCTCAAAGCCTAAAATGGTCAAGGCTTGATGTTGATTTAACTTGGAGAAGTTAGAGCTCGTCCAGGCCAGAGGagtggcctggggctgggggactgAGCAGCCATTGAACTGAGGCCCTGCTTAAGACCCACTGAATTTAACAGCttgttttattgtatgttaattagatgatagaattttttttagttgaaaatgtaaataatgctCTTGTTTTAAGAAAATTCAGAGTAGAAACAGATACAGAATGAAAAGTAAGCCTCTAAAGCTTTTGGGGGCAATGGATATGTTTACTATTTTGAGTGTGGTATATATGTCAAATCTTataaaattgtacactttaaatatgtacagtgtatgtcagttatacctcaaaacAGATTTTTGGAAAACCATTAAGGTGTAGAGACCAACGTTTTAAAAAAGTAAGCCCTAAGACCTCCCACCCCACTACCCCAGTTGCCTCCTTTGACACTACCACTATTTAGCATCTTGTTTATCCTTCTGGAATGCTCCTCCATGTACCCAAGCCAGATAGATCTTGTTCTACCCGAGCTCTGCTGTACGACCGCTCTGCCCTTCTTCCACTTTACACCATTCTCATCTGAACGCTCATGTGAACGCTTTAGATCACATGCCAACACATCCTTATAAGCCTTCAGCCTTAATTACTTTGGGGGCTTTTGCAGGGGCCCTTTAAGTTCAGTTTGGTTTAAAAATAAGTTCTGAGACAGAAGAGAAGGTTAGCGCTGGCAGAAGCTGGGTGCCGGCCTTTTTGGCGGGTGTGCGTGTAGGCGCCTGGTCTCCTCCAAGTCGAGATGTTCTAATTCTCTCCTGTTTGCTCTAGTGGCAGTGCTGTGGGGCTTTTGGAGCTGATGATTGGAACCTAAATATTTACTTCAATTGCACAGATTCCAATGCAAGTCGAGAGCGATGTGGCGTGCCATTCTCCTGCTGTACTAAAGATCCTGCAGTAAGTGAACGCCAGCACCTTGCTGGCCTGCTCTGCGCCTCACACCGAGAGTGTGTGTGGGATGAGCAGAGCGATTGTTTTTCTTGAAACCTCCTCTTACCTGCTTATTCCTAATTGTAGCGCCCGTGGGGGTATAGTGCTCAGATCTTCCCAGTAGGGGTAATAAACGCTGATGTTAATTTAGCGTATATGCTGGTTCCTATTCTGAGCCTTCTTGTGCGTTGGCTCACTTCGAAACATTCCTACTGGCAGACCTAATCATTATCTTCCCTTTTCAGGTGAAATCAAGGCCCACGGAGTTTAAGTAACTTTCTCGAGCTCACATTGCTAGCAAGTGATGCAGCTGAGCTCCGGACCCAGGCAGCCTGCCTGTGTCTCCTCTTATTCCTTCTTTATGAAGAATAAGAGGGGGCATGTATGAAAGCTCTCTGCATTGGTTTGGGTCAGCAACCCTTTTCTTCCTAAGTTCTGGGGGAAATATTAGGAACAGGAAAAGAGTAAGAGACAAGATTGGGCTCGAACACCATATAGGAAGACCACAGCTGCCCAGACTCGGTGGTAATCACTATAGTAATTACAGtttgtattttattgaaaaaaagaaaatacaaaaactgcTCATAACCCTTTAGCGTGGCTTTGATTATCTTTGGGGTCATGTGCCAGGTACAGAGAATGACTTAAAATGCAACTCCCTATTTTAAGTTGAAAACCAGAACTGAGAGTTAGAATGACAGCTGTGAGAAGCTACTCCTGTACTCGTCCCTTCCAGATGCTCCAGCCTGTCTCTGGCCCATCAGCCCCCAGGTTTCCCTCTCCAGACCTGCCCTTCCCCTCATGAGCATAGCTTGTGGGGGCTGATGGGCTCAGTGGCAGGGTGGAGGGTGTGGGCTCTTTAACAAGGGCCATGGTCTTGGGGTGGAAAAGCAGAAGTTGCCGCAGGCTGCCAATCAGGGGCGTTAGAGGGCTGTGACTCTTGTTCTGAAGGAGAATTGAGAATCAGTAAGGACTGTGCTCCCTGCTCCGGGACCTCACTAGGAAAGCTGGGTCCCCACTAGCTCATTTCTTGCTTTCCTCTGAGGAGGGCCAAAGGGCAAGAGAGTGCCCAGCCCAGAGCCCCTGATGCCCACTGAGGCTGCCTTGTGCTGGCCAGCACGTACAAGCTATGCTCTGTCTCCAGTTCCTGCCCTGTGTTAACATTCCATCAGAAGAATTCTGAAGGTTCTCAGAAGGCGCTATACCTCCCCTTTCTACTGCAGATCTCTGGACAGAGATATCTCATTCCATAAATGCTAAGCTAATAGAATCCACCCGCTCTGCCgcacaggaga is a window from the Manis javanica isolate MJ-LG chromosome 5, MJ_LKY, whole genome shotgun sequence genome containing:
- the TSPAN5 gene encoding tetraspanin-5 isoform X5; this translates as MGTPSQFLGIAFLGIGLWAWNEKGVLSNISSITDLGGFDPVWLFLVVGGVMFILGFAGCIGALRENTFLLKFFSVFLGIIFFLELTAGVLAFVFKDWIKDQLYFFINNNIRAYRDDIDLQNLIDFTQEYWQCCGAFGADDWNLNIYFNCTDSNASRERCGVPFSCCTKDPAEDVINTQCGYDARQKPEVDQQIVIYTKGCVPQFEKWLQDNLTIVAGIFIGIALLQIFGICLAQNLVSDIEAVRASW
- the TSPAN5 gene encoding tetraspanin-5 isoform X2 — encoded protein: MSGKHYKGPEVSCCIKYFIFGFNVIFWFLGIAFLGIGLWAWNEKGVLSNISSITDLGGFDPVWLFLVVGGVMFILGFAGCIGALRENTFLLKFFSVFLGIIFFLELTAGVLAFVFKDWIKDQLYFFINNNIRAYRDDIDLQNLIDFTQEYWQCCGAFGADDWNLNIYFNCTDSNASRERCGVPFSCCTKDPAEDVINTQCGYDARQKPEVDQQIVIYTKGCVPQFEKWLQDNLTIVAGIFIGIALLQIFGICLAQNLVSDIEAVRASW
- the TSPAN5 gene encoding tetraspanin-5 isoform X6, translated to MQEKQGLSGWVNVALRNHCEGTIVREESKQKGLAALPRVWRGLSAGLWEMGSILWRWRVALSDFLGIAFLGIGLWAWNEKGVLSNISSITDLGGFDPVWLFLVVGGVMFILGFAGCIGALRENTFLLKFFSVFLGIIFFLELTAGVLAFVFKDWIKDQLYFFINNNIRAYRDDIDLQNLIDFTQEYIPMQVESDVACHSPAVLKILQKMSSTLSVAMMPGKNQKWTSRLSSTRKAVFPSLRSGCRTI
- the TSPAN5 gene encoding tetraspanin-5 isoform X4, with amino-acid sequence MPLSKLSCFLGIAFLGIGLWAWNEKGVLSNISSITDLGGFDPVWLFLVVGGVMFILGFAGCIGALRENTFLLKFFSVFLGIIFFLELTAGVLAFVFKDWIKDQLYFFINNNIRAYRDDIDLQNLIDFTQEYWQCCGAFGADDWNLNIYFNCTDSNASRERCGVPFSCCTKDPAEDVINTQCGYDARQKPEVDQQIVIYTKGCVPQFEKWLQDNLTIVAGIFIGIALLQIFGICLAQNLVSDIEAVRASW
- the TSPAN5 gene encoding tetraspanin-5 isoform X8, coding for MFILGFAGCIGALRENTFLLKFFSVFLGIIFFLELTAGVLAFVFKDWIKDQLYFFINNNIRAYRDDIDLQNLIDFTQEYWQCCGAFGADDWNLNIYFNCTDSNASRERCGVPFSCCTKDPAEDVINTQCGYDARQKPEVDQQIVIYTKGCVPQFEKWLQDNLTIVAGIFIGIALLQIFGICLAQNLVSDIEAVRASW